A window of Clostridium taeniosporum genomic DNA:
GAAATAAATCATCATTTATATCATCACATGATAATAGTTTTAATATTTCATCTTTACTTAATTCATGCGTAGTAATTGCTTTTTCAATTAAATTTTTCATGTATCCTCCATAATTTTAATTTATTAATAATACTTAAATTTAGTATACTATATAAAAAATAAGAGTTAAAGGAAGATACTTTACCAATTAACTCTTATTCTTATTACAATACTATTTTATATGTTGAATAATAAATACAAATATAAAGTACAAAATATTTGTAAGCATATGAAAATATACTTAATTTAAGCCACTTGTTTTTTTTCTTTAATATTACCATCTTTGTTTTTAATATTAATATCACTATCTTTTTCAGAATCATATTTAATCATTTTATATATTTGAATTATTATTGTTGGAAGGAAAGCAAATAAGTATATATATCCTAAATTTGTTTTGCTTAATGGAACAACTTCAAATAATGATTGTAATGGTGGAACTAATAGAACTAAATTTAATAATATTAATCCAATTCCGAAAGCTATCCAACTAAACTTATTTTCAAATAAACCTAATTTAAATATAGATTTTCGTCCTCTACAATTAAAACCATGGAATAATCTAGCTAAACATAATGTAGCAAATGCCATAGTACTAGCAGTTCCAACTGGACCATTTGATAATCCAATATGATAAGAAGTAACAGTAGCAACTGCAATTAGTAGTCCGTCAAATAATATACTCTTAATGAAGTTTTTGTTTAAGATTGATTCTTTACTGTTTCTAGGCTTTTCATTTAAAACATCTTTTGTTGATTTTTCCATACCTATTGCAATAGCAGGTAAACTATCAGTAAGTAAATTTATAAATAATAAATGTACAGCAGCAAAAGGCACTGGTAAAGCTCTTAAAGAGGCATATAATACAGCTAATATTCCAGAGGTATTTCCAGAGAGTAAAAATCTAATTGAATTTTTTATATTAGCATAAATATTTCTACCATTACTTATTGATTTAACTATAGTTGCAAAGTTGTCGTCAGTTAATATCATAGAAGCAGCATCTTTTGAAACTTCTGTACCTGTTATACCCATTGCAATACCAATATCAGCTTGTTTTAAAGCAGGAGCATCATTTACACCATCACCAGTCATAGAAACTATTTTGTTTTTACTTTGCCATGCTTTAACTATTCTAATTTTGTGTTCTGGAGATACTCTAGCATAAACAGAAATGTGTTCTAATTTATCTAATAACTCTTTATCAGACATTTTATCTAATTCAATACCATTAACAGATACATCGTTTTTTTGTAGTATTCCTATTTCTTTAGCAATAGCAGAAGCTGTAATTTTATGGTCTCCTGTAATCATTACTGGTTTAATTGAAGCTTTAATACAATCACGTACAGCAGCTTTTGATTCCTCTCTAGGTGGATCTATCATGGAAATTAATCCAACAAATATAAAATCTTTTTCATCATCTAAAGATAATTCTTTATTATTATCTAATTTTTTATATCCGAATGATAGTACTCTTAATCCATTAGAAGATAATTCATGATTAATCTTATTTATATCATCTATATCTTTTTCAGTAATTTTTCTTATGCCATTAGATGTTTTTATTAATGCTGTTCTTTTTAATAATACGTCAATAGCACCTTTTGTAATCATTAAATACTCATCATTTATATTATGAAGTGTACTCATTAATTTTCTATCTGAATCAAAAGGAATTTCACTTAATCTAGGATGTTCTTTTCTATAATCAACTTCATTTATATTAAAATTATGACCTAAATTAATCAAGGCTACCTCAGTAGGATCACCAAGTTCTTTACCATCAATAGATGTAGAATCATTACAAAGTATAGAACTATTTATTAAAAATTTGGAAAGTGGATCATTTAAATTAATTTCTTTAGAAGTTATTAATTTATCATCTACAAAGATACTTTTAACAGTCATTTTATTTTGGGTTAAGGTACCTGTTTTATCTGAACAAATTACAGATACACAACCTAAACCTTCAACAGCCCTAAGATTTTTAATAATAGCATGCTCTTTAGACATTTTTTGAGTTCCTATAGAAAGAACTATGGTAACTATTGAACTAAGAGCTTCTGGGATAGCTGCAACTGCAAGAGCAACAGCAAACATTAATGAATCTAATATAGTATTGTTTCTATAAACATTTAAAGCAAATACAATTCCACAAATAATAATTACTCCAATAGCTAATTTTTTTGAAAAATCATCTAAAGATACTTGAAGAGGTGTTTGCTTTTCTTCAGTTTCCTCCATTAAAGTGGCTATTTTGCCTAATTCAGTATTCATACCAGTACTTGTTACAAGCACTGTACTTCTTCCATAAGTTACAAGGGAACTTGAAAAAACCATATTTTTTTGATCACCTAAAGCTACTTCAGGTTTATCTATTTTTTCGGAAATTTTATCTACACTTTCTGATTCACCTGTTAAAGAGCTTTCATTAACTTGTAATGAAAAACTTTCAATTATTCTTCCATCTGCAACTATTAAGTCTCCGGCTTCTAACATTAAGATATCACCTGGTACTACGTCTTTGGATGGAATTTCTATTTTATTAGAATTTCTAATAACTTTAGCAGTAGGAGAAGATAGCGCCTTTAAACTGCTTAATGATTGCTCAGCTTTGACATATTGAACTGTACCTAAGATTGCATTTACAGTTATAACAACTAAAATAACAATAGTACTTTCAATATTTCCAGTTGCTATAGATATAATTGCAGCAGCTATTAGAATAATAACTAATAAATCCTTAAATTGATCTAAAAATATAGAAGTAATACTCTTTTTCTTTTTTTCTGTCAAGGTATTATCCCCATATTTATCTAATTGATTTTTTACTTGTTCTTCGGTAAGACCTTTTAAAGTTACATTAAAATTTTTTAAAGTATCCTCAGGACTTTTATAAAAATATTTTTCCATCTCATTTTATCTCCTTCTTATATTAATTATCATATACTAAAAATAGCAAGCAACATTCTTATATATAGTTTGCTCATTATTTTATTTCAAATGCTTAAAGAATAAAAAAAGACTTTTAATATAATTTCATTTTTGAAATTATATTAAAAGTCTCGTTACCCAAAAGGTTATAACACCAGGTTAGTAAATAACCGAGCATGTTGATGTTATATTATAACTACTCCCTTTTAATTAAGGATTATATTTTAATATATTTAAAACTAATATATTCTAATTTCAAGGTATTGTCAATTGAATTTTACTATAATTAGAAATTAATATTAAATTTTAGTTATGATATAATTAATAATAAAATAATTGAAGAGGAGATAATCTTTATGTTTACACCTATAAAGACACCAAAAGTATATGATCAAGTTATAGAACAAATAAAATTAAAAATAAAAAGTGGTGAACTCAAAAAAGGTGATAAGCTTCCATCAGAAAGAGAAATGTCAGAAAGTCTTTGCGTTTCTCGTACTTCAGTAAGAGAGGCTATAAAAGCATTAGAAGTAATAGGTCTTATCGAAAGTAGACAAGGTGCAGGAAACTTTATAAAAACTAATTTTGATAATTCACTTTTTGAACCTTTATCTGTAATGTTTATGCTTCAAGAAAGTTCTCTTAAAGAAATGTATGACTTAAGAAAAACTTTAGAATTAGAATGTGGAAGATTAGCATCAAAGAATATAAAAGATAATGAGTTAGAGCACTTAAGTGCCATATTAGATAGAATGTATCAATCTGAAACAGAAGAAGAAAGTTTAGAATTGGATATAAAATTTCATTATGTTATAGTAAAATCAGCTAGAAATGTTTTACTTACTAATATATTGGAAGTAATATCTCAATTAATGGATGAATTTATAAGAACATCGAGAATGCAAATTTTACATACTGATAATAGTAGAGAAATATTATTGTCAATGCATGAAGATTTAGTTAAAGCATTAAAATTTAGAGATGAAAAAGCGATTCAAAGTGCAATGGAAAAACATTTTGATTTAATATGGAAAGCATATGGTTATTAAGAATAATTAAATATTCTTAGGTGAAATATTGTTAATAAAATGTCAAATAAAAAGTTCTTATAAAAATAAAAAGAGTTTTTTTTATTTTTATAGGAGCTTTTTTATATGGATTTTACTATTAAAAAACTTTGTAATAAACAAACGATAGCTATTTAAATAGATTTTTTTAGAACACAAACGCTGTAAATGTTTTCTGTTAATTTAATAACAATTATTTACATGTAAAACTTTTAAATATATAATAATAATTGTAAGTGGTAGTACCAATTTCAAATTGGTATGATATATTACCAAAATGGAGGGATAACCGTGTACATTTTATTTGTTTTAGCTTGTATTCCTATTATTTGGCTTATGATTTCGTTAGGAAAGCTTAAGGTTGCAGGTCACAAGGCATGTCCTACAGCTCTCTTAATAACAGTATTACTTGCTATATTCATTTGGAAAATGAATATTACTGATGCAATTACCTCTACTTTGGAAGGTGTAGCGTTAGCATTATGGCCTATAATGCTTGTCATTATAGCAGCAGTTTTTACTTACAATTTATCTATTCACACAGGTAGTATGGACATTATAAAAAAAATTATGACAAGCGTAACAACAGATAAAAGAATCTTGGTACTTATCTTAGCTTGGGGATTTGGAGGGTTCCTTGAAGCTATAGCAGGATTTGGTACAGCAGTAGCTATACCAGCAAGTATTCTTGCAGCATTAGGTTTTGAACCAGTATTTGCAGCAATTATTTGCTTAATAGCAAATACAACTCCAACAGCTTTTGGTGCCATAGGGTTACCAATAATAACATTATCGCAAATTACAGAATTAGATATACATCATTTATCTTATGCTATAACAATTCAATTAGCTGTAATGATAATAATTATTCCATTTATACTAGTTGCTTTAACTGGAAAAGGTATTAAATCAATAAAAGGAGTTTTTGGAATTACATTAATATCAGGTGTATCATTTGCGATTCCTCAAGTATTTGTTGCAAAATTTATGGGTGCTGAATTACCAGCAGTAATAGGTTCAGTAGTTTCTATGGTATTAACAATTTTTGTAGCAAAGAAATTCTATAATAATTCAGAAAATAAGACAAGTACTAAAGAAAAAATCACATTTAGTCAAGGATTTAAAGCATGGTTACCATTTATACTAGTATTTTTATTCGTAATGATATGTTCACCATTGTTTAAATCAATATATGAACCATTATCAAAAATAAAGACGTCTGTACAAATATATACAGGAGTAGGAGGCAAACCATATACTTTTTCATGGATTGTTACTCCGGGAGTATTAATAATACTAGCAACTTATGTTGGAGGTCTATTACAAGGATGCAAATTCAAAGAAATTAGTTTAGTTCTATTTAACACTATGAAACAAATGGTTAAATCTTGTATAACAATAGTTTCAATTGTATCTTTAGCAAAAGTTATGGGTTACAGTGGAATGATTAAATCTGTAGCAGATGTTTTAGTTATTATAACAGGAAGCTTTTATCCACTAATAGCCCCTATAATAGGAGCACTTGGGACATTTATAACAGGAAGTGATACTTCAGCTAATGTTTTGTTTGGTGAGTTACAAGTACAAGCTGCTAATTCAATTGGAGCAAATCCTTATTGGATTGCAGGAGGAAATGTAATGGGAGCAACTGCAGGAAAAATGATTTCTCCTCAAAGTATAGCAGTTGCAACGGCAGCAACCAATCTTGTTGGTAGTGAAGGAAAGATTTTAAATTCAACATTAAAAGTTTGTTTATTTTATATTGTTTTATCAGGATTATTAGTATATTTCTGTGGACCACTATTTGGATTTTAGAATATATTTTTAGGAGGTATTTACATGAATATTTTAGTTTGTATTAAACAAGTACCAGGAACTTCAAAGGTAGAAGTTGATCAAGCCACTGGAGTATTAAAAAGAGATGGTATTGATTCAAAAATGAATCCATATGACTTATATGCATTAGAAACAGCATTGAGAATAAAAGAAAGCAAAGGTGGAACTGTAAAAGTTTTAAGTATGGGACCAAATCAAGCTCTTAGCGTAATTAAAGAAGCTTATAGCATGGGGGCTGATGATGGTGCATTATTATCAGATAGAAAATTTGGAGGTGCTGATGTTTTAGCAACATCATATACAATATCTCAAGGTGTAAGAAAAATGGGAGATTTTCAATTAATAATTTGTGGAAAGCAAACTACTGATGGAGATACAGCTCAAGTAGGTCCTGAGATGGCTGAGTATTTAAATATACCTCATGTAGCAAATGTTGAGAGAATAATAGAAGTTAAGGAGGAATCAGTTATAGTTGAAATGGATATGCCAGAAACTTTAGAAGTAGTTGAAATTTCATATCCATGTTTAATAACTGTAAATAAAGGAATATTTGAGCCAAGGCTTCCGTCTTATAGGAAGAAAATTGCAACTAAAGATAAAAAAATTTCAATTATGAGTTTAGCTGATTTTGAAGATAGAAATGAAAAGAAATACGGATTAAATGGTTCACCAACTCAAGTTGAAAGAATATTTCCACCAGAAGTTAATGATGATAGAGAAATGTGGACAGGTGATTCAAATGAATTAGTTGAAAAGATAGAACATAAATTAAAAGAGTTTAAATTTATTTAACTATAAAAATTTAGACAAATTCTTATAATATAGTATTAAAAAGGTTTAAAGTGTATAAATAAAGCATTAATCAAGGAGGAATGATTTATGGCAAAGTTAGTTGTTAATCAAGAAAAAATAACTAATAAAGAAGAGTTAATAAAAATATGCCCATTTGGTGCTCTTGAGATAAATAATGGAAAAGTTGAGATAAATGGAGCTTGTAAAATGTGTAAGCTTTGTGTAAAAAAAGGTCCAAAAGGAGCAGTTGAATATATTGAAGACGAAGTAAAAGCGATAGATAAAAGTTTATGGAGAGGAATATCCGTTTATGTAGATCATGTTAATGGAAAAATTCACCCTGTAACGTATGAATTAATTGGTAAAGCTAGAGAATTAGCAGCTAAAATAAATCACCCTGTTTATTGTGTATTTATTGGACATAACATTCTAGATGAAGCAAAAGAGTTATTACATTATGGAGTAGATAAGGTATTTGTATATGATGATGAAGAATTAAAAGATTTTAGAATAGAAACTTATGCAGCAGCTTTTGAAGAGTTTATTAAGAAAGTTAAACCATCATCAATATTAGTTGGAGCTACAACAATAGGTAGATCATTAGCACCTAGAATTGCTGCTAGATTTAGAACAGGTCTTACAGCAGATTGTACCATACTTGATATAAAAGAAGATACTGATTTAGTACAAATTAGACCAGCATTTGGTGGTAACATAATGGCTCAAATAGTTACTCCTAATTCAAGACCACAACTTGCAACAGTAAGATATAAAGTAATGACAGCACCAGAAAGAAAAGATGAAACTAACGGTGAAATAATTAAATGTGAAATCAAAAAAGACAAACTCAATTCTGGTATTAAAGTTCTTGAAATTAAAGAAAAGAATACAGAAGTTGGAATAAGTGATGCTGAAGTAATAGTAGCAGCAGGTAGAGGAGTTAAATCAGAGAAAGACTTAACAATGATAAAAGAACTTGCAGAACTATTAGGAGCAGAGTTTGCATGTACTAGACCTTTAATTGAAGCAGGATGGGTTGATGCAAAAAGACAAATTGGTTTAAGTGGTAGAACAGTAAGACCAAGACTTATAATAACTTGTGGGATTTCAGGAGCAGTTCAATTTTCAGCAGGTATGAATAATTCAGATTATATATTTGCTATTAATAGTGATGAGAAAGCACCTATATTTAAAGTTGCTCATTACGGAATAGTTGGCAATATGTATGATATTATTCCACAACTTATAGAAAAAGTAAAAATGAGTAAGGGGGCATAAGGCTATGACTTATAAAAATATTGATATTAAAGATTATGAATATATATTATCTATTGCAGAAAATGATAAAGAGAGAGTTTTCTTTGGCGATGAAATAAATGAAGATTATAGCCATGATGAATTAGGTGGAATAAAGAAAATGCCTGATATTGTAGTTCAAGCTATAAGTACTGAAGAAGTTTCAAAAATAATGAAATATGCTTATGAAAATTCTATTCCAGTTACTCCAAGAGGTTCTGGTACAGGTCTTGTAGGTGCAGCTGTTCCGATAAAAGGTGGAATAGTTATAGATCTTTGTAGAATGAATAAAATATTAGAACTAGATGAAGAAAATCTTACACTTACATTAGAACCAGGTGTATTACTTATGGAAATAGGTAAATACGTTGAAGAATTTGATTTATTTTATCCTCCAGATCCAGGTGAAAAATCAGCTACTATAGGTGGTAATATAAGCACTAATGCAGGTGGTATGAGAGCAGTAAAATATGGTGTTACTAGAGATTATGTAAGAGGTTTAGAAGTAGTACTACCTAATGGTAAAGTAGTAGAACTTGGTGGAAAAGTAGTTAAAAATAGTTCAGGATATTCATTAAAGGATCTAATAATAGGAGCAGAAGGAACTTTAGGTATAGTAACTAAAGCAATATTAAAGCTATTACCATTACCTAAGAAGTCATTAAGTTTACTTATACCATTTCCCACATTAGAAAATGCAATAGATACAGTACCTAAAATAATTAAATCAAAGACAATTCCAACAGCAATTGAGTTTATGCAAAGAGAAGCTATATTAGCAGCAGAAGAATTTTTAGGAAAGAGTTTTCCAGATAAATCATCAGATGCATATCTTTTATTAACTTTTGATGGGAACTCAACAGAAGAAATTGAAAAAGCATATGAAAATGTAGCTAATATATGTTTGGATGCAGATGCCATAGATGTATTTATATCTGATACTGAAGAAAGACAAGAATCAATTTGGTCAGCTAGGGGATGTTTCCTTGAGGCAATAAAAGCATTAACAACAGAAATGGATGAAGTTGATGTAGTTGTTCCAAGAAATAAAATAGGTGAATTCGTTAAATTCACTCATGAGCTTGAAAGTAAATATAATATTAGAATAAAGAGTTTTGGACATGCTGGAGATGGAAATTTACACATTTATATATTAAGAGATCTATTAGATGAAAATGTATGGTATGAAAAACTTGAATTAGTAATGAAAGATATGTATGATAAGTCAAATGAATTAATGGGACAAGTATCAGGAGAACATGGAATAGGTTTTGCTAAAAAACCTTATTTAAAAGAATCTCTATCTGATGATATAATTTCAGTAATGGAGGGAATTAAATTATCATTTGATCCTAAAAATATATTAAATCCAGGAAAAATATTCAAATAAATAATCTCTCAATTTAGATAAACTATTTTAACAAGGGTATACCAAATAAATTTTGGTATACTCTTTTTATGACTAGCAAAAGTATTAATATAATATATAAATAAAGGTTATAAATTCATATATTATATTTTTTTGTACAAAATTTCATGTAAAATTACTAAAAATGCTAATATAATAGTTAGCATTTTTAGTTAATTTTTAATTACAAAACACTTTTTAATTTATTATGTTTATATAGATAATAATGTTTTATAGAAAAAAAATGAAAATTATCTTATAATTTCTATATTGGTAGTACAATAATATAGAATTTATAAATAAAGGAGACTAAATAATATGACAGGTCTTGTTTTAGAGGGAGGAGCATTTAGAGGGCTTTTTACAGCTGGGGTTTTAGATGCTTTATTAGATATGAATTTAGACATGAAATATATAGTTGGTGTATCTGCTGGAATAACAAATGGTTATTCATATGTTTCTAGACAAAGAGGTAGAAATCTAGAAGTTATGGAAAAATTTATAAATCATAAAAGATATGTTGGATATAGAAATCTATTAAAATGTAAATCTATAATGGATATGGATTTTGTTTTTGATGAGATTCCAAATGAGCATTGTCCTTTTGATTATGAGACTTTTGATAAATTTGATGGTAAGGTATTGGCTGGAAGTGTTAATGTTAATACTGGTGAAGTAGAGTATTTTGATAAAAAACATATAGAAAACCAAAATACTATACTTAGAGCTACATGTTCAATTCCACTTTTGTTTCAATTTGTTGAAATAAAAAATCAATTTTATGCTGATGGTGGGTTAATAGATGCAATACCTATAAAAAAATCTGTTTTTGATGGAAATAATAAAAATATAATAGTTTTAACAAGAAATGAAGGATATAGAAAACATGAATCCAAAGTAAGCAAATTTGTTTATAAATTATATAGAAAAAGATATCCTAAATTAGCTGAAGCTTTGAAAAATAGACATATTCAATATAACAATCAATTAGATTATTGCAAAGAATTAGAGAATAAAAACGAAGCTATAATTATAAGACCAACAATAGAAATGAATATAGGAAGATTTGAAAGAGATAAAAATAAATTGAAAGAAATTTATAATAATGGCTATAATGAAACAATAAAAATTAGGGAAAAATTAATAAAATTTATTGATTAGAATAAAGTTAATTTGTTTTAAAATGATTATATATAATTAAATTATATATAAAAGATTGAGTAGATTTTATTTATTTACATATAATGTTTAGATAAAATTTGAGTTATATAATAAAATGTATACTTAGGAGATAAAATTTAGATAAAAAAGGAGAATAGTTACTTGATTAAGAAGGAATGTTCTAAAAAATATATGAATAATGAATTTATTGAAAATAAAGAAAATGATGAATCAGCAGAATTATATGATAATATGATGGATGATTTATTTGAAAAGTATGAAAATAAGATGAATAGAATGTTTGTAAAAGGCGTATATTCTTTTGAAGTATCTGAACAATTAAAATCATTATCTAAAGAAGCAATTTATAGCATAGCTAGAAATCTAGGAATGAGTAGAATTTCAACATTAAATAAGGATGCTTTAATTGAAAAAGTACTTACTGAATATAATGAAATAATTGAAAAACAATTTATATATTTTGAAGAAGAGAGATTTGATATCTTAAAGAATTATATTAATAATGGTGGAGTAAAAGTTTTTGATGAAATTGATACTTATGAACTTAGTAGAACAGCATACTTTATGCAACAGGGAATTATATTTCCATCAACAAAAGATGAAAAAGCAGTATTTTTAATGCCTAAAATAGTTCAAGATATAATAAGAGAAAAAGAGAATAGTGAATATACAAATAGATTAAAAAAGAATAGAGAAATATTAGATTTATATAGAGGATTAAATAAGGCGTATGGTATTGTAAATACTAAAGATGTTATAAGTTTATTACAAAGATATGATATAGATAATTCTGAGGAATTTAATATAAATGAAATAATAAAAGAGGCTCAATATTATTATAGAGAGTATAGAGAAGAAAAAGG
This region includes:
- a CDS encoding FadR/GntR family transcriptional regulator; its protein translation is MFTPIKTPKVYDQVIEQIKLKIKSGELKKGDKLPSEREMSESLCVSRTSVREAIKALEVIGLIESRQGAGNFIKTNFDNSLFEPLSVMFMLQESSLKEMYDLRKTLELECGRLASKNIKDNELEHLSAILDRMYQSETEEESLELDIKFHYVIVKSARNVLLTNILEVISQLMDEFIRTSRMQILHTDNSREILLSMHEDLVKALKFRDEKAIQSAMEKHFDLIWKAYGY
- a CDS encoding patatin-like phospholipase family protein; this translates as MTGLVLEGGAFRGLFTAGVLDALLDMNLDMKYIVGVSAGITNGYSYVSRQRGRNLEVMEKFINHKRYVGYRNLLKCKSIMDMDFVFDEIPNEHCPFDYETFDKFDGKVLAGSVNVNTGEVEYFDKKHIENQNTILRATCSIPLLFQFVEIKNQFYADGGLIDAIPIKKSVFDGNNKNIIVLTRNEGYRKHESKVSKFVYKLYRKRYPKLAEALKNRHIQYNNQLDYCKELENKNEAIIIRPTIEMNIGRFERDKNKLKEIYNNGYNETIKIREKLIKFID
- a CDS encoding electron transfer flavoprotein subunit alpha, producing MAKLVVNQEKITNKEELIKICPFGALEINNGKVEINGACKMCKLCVKKGPKGAVEYIEDEVKAIDKSLWRGISVYVDHVNGKIHPVTYELIGKARELAAKINHPVYCVFIGHNILDEAKELLHYGVDKVFVYDDEELKDFRIETYAAAFEEFIKKVKPSSILVGATTIGRSLAPRIAARFRTGLTADCTILDIKEDTDLVQIRPAFGGNIMAQIVTPNSRPQLATVRYKVMTAPERKDETNGEIIKCEIKKDKLNSGIKVLEIKEKNTEVGISDAEVIVAAGRGVKSEKDLTMIKELAELLGAEFACTRPLIEAGWVDAKRQIGLSGRTVRPRLIITCGISGAVQFSAGMNNSDYIFAINSDEKAPIFKVAHYGIVGNMYDIIPQLIEKVKMSKGA
- a CDS encoding L-lactate permease, translating into MTVYILFVLACIPIIWLMISLGKLKVAGHKACPTALLITVLLAIFIWKMNITDAITSTLEGVALALWPIMLVIIAAVFTYNLSIHTGSMDIIKKIMTSVTTDKRILVLILAWGFGGFLEAIAGFGTAVAIPASILAALGFEPVFAAIICLIANTTPTAFGAIGLPIITLSQITELDIHHLSYAITIQLAVMIIIIPFILVALTGKGIKSIKGVFGITLISGVSFAIPQVFVAKFMGAELPAVIGSVVSMVLTIFVAKKFYNNSENKTSTKEKITFSQGFKAWLPFILVFLFVMICSPLFKSIYEPLSKIKTSVQIYTGVGGKPYTFSWIVTPGVLIILATYVGGLLQGCKFKEISLVLFNTMKQMVKSCITIVSIVSLAKVMGYSGMIKSVADVLVIITGSFYPLIAPIIGALGTFITGSDTSANVLFGELQVQAANSIGANPYWIAGGNVMGATAGKMISPQSIAVATAATNLVGSEGKILNSTLKVCLFYIVLSGLLVYFCGPLFGF
- a CDS encoding cation-translocating P-type ATPase encodes the protein MEKYFYKSPEDTLKNFNVTLKGLTEEQVKNQLDKYGDNTLTEKKKKSITSIFLDQFKDLLVIILIAAAIISIATGNIESTIVILVVITVNAILGTVQYVKAEQSLSSLKALSSPTAKVIRNSNKIEIPSKDVVPGDILMLEAGDLIVADGRIIESFSLQVNESSLTGESESVDKISEKIDKPEVALGDQKNMVFSSSLVTYGRSTVLVTSTGMNTELGKIATLMEETEEKQTPLQVSLDDFSKKLAIGVIIICGIVFALNVYRNNTILDSLMFAVALAVAAIPEALSSIVTIVLSIGTQKMSKEHAIIKNLRAVEGLGCVSVICSDKTGTLTQNKMTVKSIFVDDKLITSKEINLNDPLSKFLINSSILCNDSTSIDGKELGDPTEVALINLGHNFNINEVDYRKEHPRLSEIPFDSDRKLMSTLHNINDEYLMITKGAIDVLLKRTALIKTSNGIRKITEKDIDDINKINHELSSNGLRVLSFGYKKLDNNKELSLDDEKDFIFVGLISMIDPPREESKAAVRDCIKASIKPVMITGDHKITASAIAKEIGILQKNDVSVNGIELDKMSDKELLDKLEHISVYARVSPEHKIRIVKAWQSKNKIVSMTGDGVNDAPALKQADIGIAMGITGTEVSKDAASMILTDDNFATIVKSISNGRNIYANIKNSIRFLLSGNTSGILAVLYASLRALPVPFAAVHLLFINLLTDSLPAIAIGMEKSTKDVLNEKPRNSKESILNKNFIKSILFDGLLIAVATVTSYHIGLSNGPVGTASTMAFATLCLARLFHGFNCRGRKSIFKLGLFENKFSWIAFGIGLILLNLVLLVPPLQSLFEVVPLSKTNLGYIYLFAFLPTIIIQIYKMIKYDSEKDSDINIKNKDGNIKEKKQVA
- a CDS encoding SEC-C metal-binding domain-containing protein produces the protein MIKKECSKKYMNNEFIENKENDESAELYDNMMDDLFEKYENKMNRMFVKGVYSFEVSEQLKSLSKEAIYSIARNLGMSRISTLNKDALIEKVLTEYNEIIEKQFIYFEEERFDILKNYINNGGVKVFDEIDTYELSRTAYFMQQGIIFPSTKDEKAVFLMPKIVQDIIREKENSEYTNRLKKNREILDLYRGLNKAYGIVNTKDVISLLQRYDIDNSEEFNINEIIKEAQYYYREYREEKGFFINNNIENWSDLLNDIEKDNNNLEYCNINKNELLNMIDHEWIYKSKFGKAFLKEFTNIFEIKKEMVYQIMDDLSFDIQDNNIDETINSLLELINADNIELRNYIKGLANKFLSNIRLWKYKGATLNEINGKDKEVKTKITVGRNDPCICGSGKKYKKCCGKN
- a CDS encoding electron transfer flavoprotein subunit beta/FixA family protein, with translation MNILVCIKQVPGTSKVEVDQATGVLKRDGIDSKMNPYDLYALETALRIKESKGGTVKVLSMGPNQALSVIKEAYSMGADDGALLSDRKFGGADVLATSYTISQGVRKMGDFQLIICGKQTTDGDTAQVGPEMAEYLNIPHVANVERIIEVKEESVIVEMDMPETLEVVEISYPCLITVNKGIFEPRLPSYRKKIATKDKKISIMSLADFEDRNEKKYGLNGSPTQVERIFPPEVNDDREMWTGDSNELVEKIEHKLKEFKFI
- a CDS encoding FAD-binding oxidoreductase, whose amino-acid sequence is MTYKNIDIKDYEYILSIAENDKERVFFGDEINEDYSHDELGGIKKMPDIVVQAISTEEVSKIMKYAYENSIPVTPRGSGTGLVGAAVPIKGGIVIDLCRMNKILELDEENLTLTLEPGVLLMEIGKYVEEFDLFYPPDPGEKSATIGGNISTNAGGMRAVKYGVTRDYVRGLEVVLPNGKVVELGGKVVKNSSGYSLKDLIIGAEGTLGIVTKAILKLLPLPKKSLSLLIPFPTLENAIDTVPKIIKSKTIPTAIEFMQREAILAAEEFLGKSFPDKSSDAYLLLTFDGNSTEEIEKAYENVANICLDADAIDVFISDTEERQESIWSARGCFLEAIKALTTEMDEVDVVVPRNKIGEFVKFTHELESKYNIRIKSFGHAGDGNLHIYILRDLLDENVWYEKLELVMKDMYDKSNELMGQVSGEHGIGFAKKPYLKESLSDDIISVMEGIKLSFDPKNILNPGKIFK